The following coding sequences are from one Methanococcoides orientis window:
- a CDS encoding 3-isopropylmalate dehydratase large subunit → MSEKIFSRASGKEAKANEFIMANVDYAMAHDGTSVLAVRSFKKMGLEKVWDPKRIVIPFDHLTPANTETTAALHHDIREWIAEQCIPNFFDVGEGICHQVLPENGFAMPGKLVVGADSHSCTYGAFGAFGTGVGATDMSEIFAAGKLWFKVPETIKVTAQGKLGKHVLAKDVTLKTIGTVGAAGATYKAAEFYGDTITDLSIAGRMTLCNMAIEMGGKAGIVPPDKKTFDFLEGRAVEEYEPVYADEDAEYCAEYDIDGADLEPQVARPHQVDNVCDVMEVAGTKVDQVFIGTCTNGRLEDLEVAADLLKGEKVAVRTLVIPASRSVMIEAIRNGTAEILLEAGATLGTPGCGPCLGGHMGVIGEGEVCISTANRNFRGRMGTGGQIYLGSPATAAASALTGEITDPRTV, encoded by the coding sequence ATCAGCGAGAAAATATTTAGCAGGGCAAGCGGAAAAGAAGCAAAAGCAAACGAGTTTATCATGGCGAACGTGGACTATGCCATGGCTCATGACGGCACCAGTGTGCTTGCAGTAAGATCGTTCAAAAAAATGGGTCTTGAAAAGGTATGGGACCCAAAACGTATCGTAATTCCATTTGATCATCTCACTCCGGCAAACACGGAAACAACTGCTGCATTACATCACGATATCAGAGAGTGGATCGCAGAGCAGTGCATCCCTAATTTCTTTGATGTGGGCGAAGGTATTTGCCATCAGGTACTTCCTGAGAACGGCTTTGCAATGCCTGGTAAGCTTGTAGTTGGTGCAGATTCCCATTCATGCACTTACGGTGCTTTCGGGGCATTTGGGACTGGTGTGGGAGCTACTGACATGTCAGAGATATTTGCCGCAGGTAAACTGTGGTTCAAAGTTCCTGAAACGATCAAGGTGACTGCCCAGGGCAAATTGGGTAAGCATGTACTTGCCAAGGACGTGACTCTCAAGACCATTGGCACAGTTGGTGCTGCCGGAGCTACGTACAAAGCTGCAGAGTTCTATGGTGACACCATCACAGATCTTTCAATAGCCGGCAGGATGACGCTTTGTAACATGGCTATTGAAATGGGTGGTAAGGCCGGTATCGTGCCTCCTGACAAGAAGACATTTGATTTCCTTGAAGGCAGGGCTGTTGAAGAGTATGAACCTGTCTATGCAGACGAGGATGCTGAATACTGCGCTGAATATGATATTGATGGTGCAGATCTTGAGCCGCAGGTTGCCCGTCCTCATCAGGTAGACAATGTATGTGATGTCATGGAAGTTGCCGGCACAAAGGTGGACCAGGTTTTCATTGGCACCTGCACCAATGGAAGGCTTGAGGACCTTGAGGTTGCTGCTGATCTCCTTAAAGGGGAGAAAGTTGCTGTCAGGACCCTTGTTATTCCTGCTTCACGTTCCGTAATGATCGAAGCGATTCGCAATGGAACTGCTGAAATATTATTGGAGGCAGGTGCAACCCTTGGAACCCCTGGATGTGGTCCATGTCTTGGAGGTCACATGGGGGTCATCGGTGAGGGTGAAGTTTGTATCTCAACGGCAAACCGTAATTTCAGAGGCAGGATGGGTACTGGTGGTCAGATCTATCTGGGATCTCCTGCAACAGCTGCAGCATCTGCGCTGACAGGTGAGATCACCGATCCGAGAACCGTTTGA
- the larB gene encoding nickel pincer cofactor biosynthesis protein LarB: MDLKKILRQVKDNETDLEVAESQIRSMGYVQISDIAKLDTFRKFRTGTLEAILAEGKEAEDMVEIVKAQVDATGRALITRLDENKANALKRSFGNYNIEWSKHSRTAVVHNGTPVPETGGRLVIISAGTADITVAEEARMTASEMGCETLPIYDVGVAGFHRLISKLQDIEEYRPDAIVVAAGREGTLPTVVSSLVDAPVIGLPVSIGYGAGAKGEAALLSMLQSCSVLSVVNIDAGFVAGAFAARIANKVAEARNSNNEEGC; this comes from the coding sequence ATGGATTTAAAGAAGATCTTACGCCAGGTAAAAGACAACGAGACCGACCTTGAGGTTGCAGAAAGCCAGATACGTTCAATGGGCTATGTGCAAATATCGGATATTGCCAAACTTGACACTTTCCGCAAATTCCGAACAGGCACATTGGAAGCTATACTCGCCGAAGGAAAGGAAGCAGAGGATATGGTCGAGATAGTAAAAGCACAGGTCGATGCCACAGGAAGAGCACTCATTACACGACTTGACGAAAACAAGGCCAATGCCTTAAAAAGATCTTTTGGAAATTATAATATCGAATGGAGCAAACATTCAAGAACAGCCGTTGTACACAATGGCACCCCCGTACCAGAGACAGGAGGAAGACTTGTGATAATTTCAGCAGGTACCGCAGACATAACGGTCGCTGAAGAAGCAAGAATGACAGCTTCAGAGATGGGGTGTGAGACCCTGCCCATTTATGATGTGGGAGTAGCCGGATTTCACAGACTTATCTCAAAGCTGCAGGATATTGAAGAATACAGACCAGATGCCATTGTTGTCGCTGCAGGAAGAGAAGGCACATTGCCAACCGTGGTCTCCAGCCTTGTTGATGCTCCGGTAATAGGATTACCTGTATCCATTGGATACGGTGCCGGTGCAAAGGGAGAAGCTGCATTGTTGTCCATGCTACAGTCCTGCTCGGTACTATCAGTTGTCAATATTGATGCAGGATTTGTTGCCGGTGCATTCGCAGCAAGAATTGCAAACAAGGTAGCTGAGGCACGTAATTCCAATAATGAAGAAGGTTGTTGA
- a CDS encoding Coenzyme F420 hydrogenase/dehydrogenase, beta subunit C-terminal domain, with product MITDPICKAHVTENSAYVTDYGGKKYYFCSAECKNKFDQLEKSVIRLKRNIGERERISFGKLKKEIINLGICTLCGACVSSCESIAFVNNQPKLIDKCTACGVCYNQCPRTVTREEDLVGKLRFGYAAKSSIPGFKGQDGGVVTSLLAYGLEEGLLDCAIVTRKSNDEPWKAEPFIATTADEVLESAGSIYSHSMTMEPLMSAIKQGMRSIAFVGPSCNIDAVHKMQTSPYGFLHLFLRAKVLKFGLFCMDSFEHEGIREFVETHGMDLNDINSMKIRKGVFEFGMDDGIKSYDLSELDQYRSTSCKFCTDMAAENSDISFGGVGTPQGWSTVLARSSIG from the coding sequence ATGATAACTGATCCAATTTGTAAAGCTCATGTAACTGAGAATAGTGCCTATGTTACGGACTATGGCGGCAAGAAGTACTACTTTTGTTCTGCGGAATGCAAGAATAAGTTCGATCAGCTAGAAAAGAGTGTAATACGCCTGAAGCGGAATATTGGTGAGCGCGAAAGGATCTCTTTTGGTAAGCTGAAAAAAGAGATAATAAATCTTGGGATATGCACTTTGTGCGGTGCCTGTGTCTCTTCCTGTGAGTCCATAGCATTTGTGAACAATCAGCCTAAACTGATCGATAAATGTACTGCCTGTGGTGTTTGCTATAACCAGTGTCCAAGAACGGTTACAAGGGAAGAGGACCTTGTAGGAAAGCTCCGGTTCGGATATGCAGCGAAGTCTTCAATTCCCGGTTTTAAGGGTCAGGATGGCGGTGTTGTTACCTCACTGCTTGCATACGGGCTTGAGGAAGGCCTGCTGGATTGTGCCATCGTCACAAGGAAGTCGAACGACGAACCTTGGAAAGCTGAACCTTTTATTGCAACGACTGCAGATGAGGTCCTGGAGTCTGCAGGTAGCATCTATTCCCATAGCATGACAATGGAGCCTCTTATGAGCGCGATCAAGCAGGGTATGAGGAGCATTGCATTCGTTGGTCCTAGCTGCAATATAGATGCTGTTCACAAGATGCAGACCAGTCCCTACGGCTTTCTTCATCTGTTCCTGAGGGCAAAGGTCCTTAAGTTCGGCCTGTTCTGCATGGACAGCTTCGAGCATGAAGGAATCAGGGAATTTGTGGAAACGCATGGAATGGATCTCAATGACATCAATTCAATGAAGATCCGTAAAGGGGTCTTTGAGTTTGGTATGGATGATGGCATAAAGAGCTATGATCTCTCTGAACTTGATCAGTACCGGTCTACTTCCTGCAAGTTCTGTACTGATATGGCTGCTGAGAACTCAGATATTTCCTTCGGAGGCGTGGGTACTCCGCAGGGCTGGAGCACTGTACTGGCGCGCTCATCGATAGGGTAG
- the larC gene encoding nickel pincer cofactor biosynthesis protein LarC, whose amino-acid sequence MRSLIFEPFSGASGDMILGGLVGLGMDKNELRDIIESSVNVTVSAGTANKCGIEATDVHIRTHDDKNDRRYEDLINTIIAAALPAEVEKSALGVFRLIGEAESRVHGKNLEELHFHEVGQDDALADVIGSCYAIHKMKADHIFCTPVNVGGGSVKAAHGTFPVPAPATLEIMKESGFQIYSSGERELLTPTGAAILAYFAKPVDRLPMGKILETGYGAGDADTEMPNVLRTMLMDVTGELSRDSIEVLETNVDDVTGEVLGNLFEKLMEAGAKDVAITPTTMKKGRSGHIIQVIAKPEDSARIAGELMRQTGTLGVRVIPTKHRFIADRRMDSVTIAIADHEYKVAVKIAQDRSGEILHISAEYEDCRRVSDITGLPLKEVMRRAEETAWKRFTGL is encoded by the coding sequence ATGAGATCACTTATCTTTGAGCCGTTCTCAGGTGCTTCCGGAGACATGATCCTTGGGGGACTTGTAGGGCTTGGCATGGATAAAAACGAGCTTCGCGACATCATCGAATCTTCTGTGAATGTCACTGTTTCTGCGGGAACTGCAAATAAATGCGGTATTGAAGCTACAGACGTTCATATTCGAACACATGATGATAAGAACGACAGAAGATATGAAGATCTTATTAATACTATCATAGCTGCAGCATTACCTGCTGAGGTCGAGAAAAGTGCTCTTGGCGTTTTCAGACTTATCGGAGAGGCCGAATCCAGGGTCCATGGAAAAAACCTCGAAGAGCTTCACTTCCATGAAGTAGGACAGGATGATGCCCTTGCAGATGTCATCGGTTCCTGTTATGCCATCCATAAAATGAAAGCTGATCACATTTTCTGCACTCCTGTCAACGTCGGAGGTGGTAGCGTAAAAGCTGCACATGGCACATTCCCGGTGCCGGCACCTGCCACTCTAGAGATAATGAAAGAAAGCGGGTTCCAAATCTACAGCTCTGGTGAGCGGGAGCTACTCACACCCACAGGTGCAGCCATTCTTGCATATTTTGCAAAACCTGTGGACCGGCTGCCTATGGGAAAGATACTTGAGACCGGATACGGTGCAGGAGATGCTGATACGGAGATGCCGAATGTTCTTCGCACAATGCTGATGGATGTTACCGGAGAGCTCTCAAGAGATTCCATAGAAGTTCTTGAGACCAATGTGGACGATGTGACAGGAGAAGTGCTCGGAAACCTGTTCGAAAAACTGATGGAAGCCGGAGCAAAGGATGTTGCTATCACACCCACCACCATGAAAAAGGGACGTAGTGGTCATATAATCCAGGTGATAGCAAAGCCAGAGGACAGTGCACGCATTGCAGGAGAACTTATGCGCCAGACCGGCACTCTGGGAGTACGCGTCATTCCTACAAAACACCGATTTATAGCCGACCGCAGGATGGACAGTGTCACCATAGCAATTGCAGATCACGAGTACAAGGTTGCCGTGAAGATCGCACAGGACAGGAGCGGAGAGATCCTTCACATCTCTGCGGAATATGAAGACTGCCGACGTGTAAGTGACATTACAGGGTTACCTTTGAAAGAAGTTATGCGGCGCGCAGAAGAGACCGCGTGGAAGAGATTTACGGGTCTCTGA
- a CDS encoding cobaltochelatase subunit CobN, whose amino-acid sequence MRNMKHQLLLLSVLILLAFSPVVSAGEQVNITLITYSDGAVIDYAKEATPYNESINVTYHSTKYNLSEIDLSNQDVIFTYMLWHPKYDEFADEMEKAKANGTVLINIASYINSSILDSMYDYDFSGGQPYESFDEQYFFNMGMQEEFLKENAENFLVYLAKNYSSKTTLTSSWTYAEPILLPQGIYHPDTDAYWFDTPEDYFEWYQNDSNGEHFIYDPTKPTVGIWFHKSDYKDGNTEVVDALIRDLESKDCNVIAGFDTFHDISGFYCDGNGTPLVQCMISLKSFGLDVGEEEGYGHDELTNLNVPVLKGMVADPSSGDPADANRGISNQEATRKTVLPNIDGMFEYIVLGHQEKISWGVYEYVPNAAQIDWMANRSIEWAELKRSDDGDKKVAVIYYNYPPGKDSIGASYLDSMASIMNLLDKMNESGYYLTDTPENTTDLLDKVKKQGINVGSWAPGVLDEMVENRTEWGVQLIPVETYHQWFEQEIPENLRTQVINEWGEPWSEDFTEDKMFMIWENESGRYIVIPTVQCGNVWLMPQPARGMTQNDNVLYHSSLVPPPHQYIAFYLWLNDDWDADAVIHLGTHGTHEWLPGLAYGMNRTADWAPLLLQDMPNIYPYIVANVGEGLTAEYRGNALIIDHLTPTLERGGLHAEMADLSSNIQTYYDPGMADEVRVGYRLTIINQMVDLNLHEDLNVDEATLELYRTNDTQFQLFLKNVLHEYLEEISEENIPYGFHVLGEVPPMNASGPEGDQMSAMVRAMLGSSFQNNVAGAFYYNEAEYPMGIPLNDTKIDLMVWEVVTNGNSPANAQDLVYGLNNSSITSDLERGILYKDNLIASADELDRVISALDAGFVPAGPGRDPIQNPDSIPTGRNFYGVDSRLYPSEVTWELGSLLAQSMLEDYYEKHGTYPEKVSFSRFGVEFIRDHGTLEAEVLYLLGVKPVWDETSKQVVSLELMNESELLPNYDPSMPGRPRIDIVYTTAGMRDAFPDKIKMIDEAVRMANEAPAGNYTNYVNQSTQNVKQALIDAGYDEETASQLSTMRCFAVRDGTYEIGVANAIGASGTWDNEATIAELYLNKMGYGYGTDIWGYQSSDLLTENLRNVGASVHSDSSNLYDTLDNDDVFQYFGGLNLATRHVSGETPEMYISDTRNPAESGMVTMKEYLDKNLRSRYYNQEWIEGMQASGYAGGKMFSEFVENLWGWEVTNPELVDDSDWEMVYEKFINDPEMQEWFQENNPDAYQSMTGRMLEVIRKDYMDDPSDEMFQNLMKEYVESVVENGVSCCHHTCGNPMLNSYVVEGLMSVPGVVSEETLAEFIKKIEEANQAKLEMPSESSPKSSSSSGGVGSAQIVNSSTTGSGSNQTAISDGGYGDSLDDPSLDSSTSNEGYVEGYEMTKENVRKDESGGSSFSGSDVFGIVFVLAVVGVMYLGFRRRRL is encoded by the coding sequence ATGCGAAACATGAAACATCAGTTACTACTATTAAGTGTTTTGATTTTATTGGCGTTTTCGCCAGTGGTATCGGCAGGAGAACAGGTAAACATTACTTTGATCACTTATAGTGATGGAGCAGTAATAGATTATGCTAAGGAAGCAACCCCTTACAATGAAAGCATAAATGTTACCTATCACTCCACGAAGTACAATCTTTCTGAGATCGACCTTAGCAATCAGGATGTCATTTTTACATATATGCTGTGGCATCCTAAGTATGACGAGTTCGCAGATGAGATGGAAAAAGCAAAGGCTAACGGAACTGTGCTCATTAATATTGCAAGTTATATCAATTCTTCAATATTGGATTCGATGTATGACTACGATTTCTCGGGTGGCCAACCATATGAGAGTTTTGATGAACAATACTTCTTCAACATGGGTATGCAGGAAGAGTTCCTGAAAGAGAATGCTGAGAATTTCCTTGTGTATCTGGCCAAGAACTATAGCAGCAAGACAACTTTGACAAGCAGCTGGACCTATGCTGAACCTATATTGCTTCCGCAGGGTATCTATCATCCTGACACAGATGCATATTGGTTCGATACTCCTGAAGACTATTTCGAATGGTACCAGAACGATTCCAATGGTGAACATTTCATATATGATCCTACAAAGCCAACTGTGGGAATATGGTTCCATAAGTCCGATTACAAGGATGGGAATACAGAGGTAGTAGATGCTCTGATACGTGATCTGGAAAGCAAGGATTGCAATGTCATTGCCGGGTTTGATACTTTCCATGATATTTCCGGTTTCTACTGTGATGGAAATGGCACACCTTTAGTCCAATGTATGATTTCTCTTAAGAGCTTCGGACTCGATGTTGGTGAAGAAGAGGGTTATGGGCATGATGAATTGACAAACCTCAATGTTCCTGTGTTAAAAGGAATGGTGGCTGATCCTTCTTCTGGTGATCCTGCTGATGCAAACAGGGGTATTTCCAATCAGGAAGCAACACGTAAGACCGTTCTTCCGAACATCGACGGTATGTTCGAGTACATCGTACTTGGTCACCAGGAAAAGATCTCCTGGGGAGTATATGAATACGTACCAAATGCTGCCCAGATCGACTGGATGGCAAACCGTTCGATCGAATGGGCTGAGCTCAAAAGGAGTGATGACGGGGACAAAAAGGTTGCTGTGATCTATTACAACTACCCTCCTGGTAAGGACAGCATTGGAGCCAGCTATCTGGACAGCATGGCCAGTATTATGAATCTCCTTGACAAAATGAATGAAAGTGGTTACTACCTTACCGATACTCCGGAAAACACTACTGATCTGCTTGATAAAGTTAAAAAACAAGGTATAAATGTTGGTTCCTGGGCACCGGGTGTTCTCGATGAGATGGTCGAGAACCGCACAGAATGGGGTGTTCAGCTCATTCCTGTTGAGACCTATCATCAGTGGTTCGAGCAGGAGATACCGGAAAACCTGCGTACTCAGGTAATTAATGAATGGGGGGAGCCCTGGTCCGAAGATTTCACTGAAGATAAAATGTTTATGATCTGGGAGAATGAGTCCGGCAGGTACATTGTTATTCCTACTGTACAGTGTGGTAATGTCTGGCTGATGCCTCAGCCTGCTCGTGGAATGACGCAGAATGACAATGTGCTGTATCACAGTTCATTGGTGCCTCCGCCACACCAGTACATAGCTTTCTACCTCTGGCTGAATGACGATTGGGATGCTGATGCAGTTATACATCTGGGTACCCATGGAACCCATGAATGGCTTCCTGGACTTGCTTATGGTATGAACAGAACTGCAGATTGGGCACCTTTATTGCTTCAGGACATGCCTAACATTTACCCATATATTGTGGCAAATGTTGGTGAAGGACTGACTGCGGAATACAGGGGAAATGCGCTGATCATCGACCACCTTACGCCAACTCTTGAGCGCGGTGGTCTGCACGCAGAGATGGCAGACCTCTCAAGCAACATACAGACATATTACGATCCCGGAATGGCCGATGAAGTAAGGGTCGGTTACAGGCTGACCATCATTAACCAGATGGTAGATCTCAACCTGCACGAGGACCTGAATGTTGATGAGGCTACATTGGAACTGTATCGTACCAATGACACTCAGTTCCAGCTATTTTTGAAGAATGTACTCCATGAGTATCTGGAAGAGATCTCTGAGGAGAACATACCTTACGGATTCCATGTTCTTGGTGAAGTTCCACCTATGAACGCTTCAGGTCCGGAAGGTGACCAGATGTCAGCAATGGTGAGGGCAATGCTGGGAAGTTCATTCCAGAATAACGTTGCAGGCGCCTTCTATTACAATGAGGCAGAGTATCCGATGGGTATTCCTCTGAATGATACTAAGATCGATCTGATGGTATGGGAAGTTGTGACCAACGGCAACAGTCCTGCTAATGCTCAGGATCTTGTATATGGTCTTAATAATTCCTCGATCACATCTGATCTTGAAAGGGGAATTCTTTACAAGGATAACCTGATCGCTTCCGCCGATGAGCTGGATCGTGTAATATCTGCACTTGACGCTGGTTTCGTTCCGGCAGGCCCGGGCAGGGACCCTATCCAGAATCCGGATTCCATCCCAACCGGACGTAATTTCTATGGTGTGGATTCCAGATTATATCCTTCGGAAGTGACCTGGGAATTGGGTTCATTGCTTGCCCAGAGCATGCTTGAGGATTACTACGAAAAACACGGTACATATCCAGAGAAAGTTTCATTTTCAAGATTTGGTGTCGAGTTCATAAGGGATCATGGTACACTTGAAGCAGAAGTTCTCTACCTGCTTGGAGTAAAACCTGTTTGGGATGAGACTTCTAAACAGGTCGTAAGTCTTGAACTTATGAATGAGTCGGAACTTTTGCCAAACTATGATCCATCAATGCCGGGTAGACCACGTATCGATATTGTATACACCACTGCGGGTATGCGTGATGCTTTCCCTGACAAGATCAAGATGATCGATGAGGCGGTAAGGATGGCAAATGAGGCACCTGCAGGCAACTACACAAATTACGTCAACCAGAGTACCCAGAATGTCAAACAGGCTCTGATAGATGCAGGCTATGATGAAGAAACGGCTTCTCAGCTTTCTACCATGCGTTGTTTTGCAGTGCGTGATGGGACCTATGAGATCGGAGTTGCTAATGCAATAGGTGCAAGCGGTACCTGGGACAATGAGGCAACGATAGCTGAACTCTACCTGAACAAAATGGGTTATGGATATGGTACTGATATCTGGGGCTATCAGAGTTCGGATCTCCTTACTGAGAACCTGAGAAATGTGGGTGCTTCCGTACATTCAGATTCATCTAACCTGTATGATACTCTGGACAATGACGATGTTTTCCAGTATTTCGGTGGACTGAACCTTGCAACAAGGCATGTTTCCGGTGAGACTCCTGAGATGTATATCTCAGACACGAGGAATCCTGCTGAAAGTGGAATGGTCACTATGAAGGAATATCTGGACAAGAACCTCCGTTCAAGATACTACAATCAGGAATGGATCGAAGGAATGCAGGCTTCAGGTTATGCAGGTGGTAAGATGTTCTCAGAGTTCGTGGAGAATCTCTGGGGATGGGAAGTCACAAATCCTGAACTTGTTGATGATAGTGATTGGGAAATGGTCTATGAAAAGTTCATAAATGATCCTGAAATGCAGGAGTGGTTCCAGGAGAACAATCCTGATGCTTATCAGTCAATGACTGGAAGGATGCTCGAGGTCATACGCAAGGATTATATGGATGATCCATCCGATGAGATGTTCCAGAACCTGATGAAGGAGTATGTCGAGTCGGTAGTTGAGAATGGGGTTTCCTGTTGTCATCACACCTGCGGAAATCCGATGCTTAACAGCTATGTGGTTGAAGGCCTGATGTCGGTTCCTGGTGTTGTTAGCGAAGAAACACTGGCTGAGTTCATCAAGAAGATAGAAGAGGCAAATCAGGCAAAATTGGAAATGCCGTCTGAATCTTCTCCGAAGTCTTCTTCCAGCAGCGGTGGGGTTGGCAGTGCACAGATTGTGAATTCCTCGACTACAGGTTCCGGATCAAACCAGACTGCTATCTCCGATGGTGGTTATGGTGACTCATTGGATGATCCGTCGCTTGATTCTTCAACATCAAATGAAGGGTATGTAGAGGGCTATGAGATGACCAAGGAGAATGTCAGGAAAGATGAATCCGGTGGTTCTTCTTTCTCAGGAAGTGACGTCTTCGGAATCGTATTTGTACTTGCTGTTGTTGGTGTGATGTACCTTGGGTTCAGGAGAAGGCGACTCTAA
- a CDS encoding transcriptional regulator, whose translation MNNGEFYMDDEDSEMVLLLQKLNVSKPVAKTLACLLTAEKITSREVEMMSRLRQPEVSIAMTYLQKNNWVEVEEVKKKQGKGRPIKVYTLTVPMDEIINTIEQKVISENQMMLENIERLKDLS comes from the coding sequence ATGAATAACGGAGAATTTTATATGGATGATGAGGACAGTGAGATGGTTTTGCTCCTTCAGAAACTGAATGTTTCTAAACCTGTGGCAAAGACACTTGCTTGTTTATTAACTGCTGAAAAGATAACTTCCCGTGAGGTCGAAATGATGTCACGTTTAAGGCAACCTGAGGTTAGTATTGCCATGACCTATCTTCAGAAGAACAACTGGGTAGAGGTTGAAGAAGTAAAGAAGAAACAGGGCAAAGGCAGGCCTATTAAAGTGTATACTCTCACTGTTCCAATGGATGAGATCATTAATACTATAGAGCAGAAGGTTATATCTGAGAATCAAATGATGCTGGAGAATATTGAAAGGCTGAAAGACCTTTCATAA